ctcggacattgttctggaattggcaatgttgattgatgttccatgagttccatgtcgtcatcccagtgctaagtatctcattgtattcttcttcttccctagttgttaatttttcaaaaccaagatttcttctttctgaattaatccaatctctgaataatacggaaatctctaggctgtcctccgctaatgaatgtctatgatctccgatttgaaatcttgccgCGCTAAAAGTACTCTCCGATGCTACTGGTGATGCTTGAAAAGCAAGGATATCTCGggccattattgaaagtgttggaaaagtCTTGCCACGCTCCttccaccatgccaaaagttgttcgttACTTACATATTTCACATGTAGCACATTGACTTGACTTTATCATGTTTAAAAAATTTCCATACAAGTGATATTTTGGGACGTTCATCTTTAGGCTTACCCCTTACAGGAGATACAGAGGGTAAAGCTCCAGACCGAGATTGACTCTGTATTGGAGATTGTGttgcaggactagtgggtgtttcatctaattcttctttctcattttcttcgtcctcaataaaaatatcattgccaatttgtctttgtaaagtttcatgatctagttgttctccgaaattaatattataacatgcggggggtggaaaaataaagtttcatcaacatgagtcatttcatctatatgttttctaattataggagaagggctaggattaggactactactactttcacctttactactttttttactagtttttttaaatacgccaaatatatttttaggtgccataatttaaatatgaaattaaatttaaaaaattaacacaaatattaaaaacacaaatgaaatacgaaaatagaacacgtaaagtaaacacaaaaattaagcactaaaataatgcgcaaaaaatatatattaaaattaggagatggaacgagtgcattgtgattaaatattgaaacttgaagaaattgcccaaaatattactccaaatacttgacgaattaatttgaagcttgaaagttgctccaaatatttgtccaaatacttgaaacttatcacttgattgcgagaaaattgagagaataatatagatagaatgtaagagatttgagagagaatgatttatttttatgggaaaaaataaagaaagatcgggatatttatagtagaaaatagggccAAAGTGTAATTTAATAAATTTAAGGATTATATTAAAAATTTGGGGGAGGGGGTGTGTTTTGGGGGAGTGGGGGCCAAATATGACCGTTTTTAGCCGTTGGGAAcggctatttttgcaattatagttgttgcccaacggctataattaaaaaaaaaaagggacgcgggacgggacgggacgtgacgtgacgaaatgggacgggataaacgggacgaaatggccatcctGTCCCATCCCGTATCCCGTTTAACATGGACCCATCCTGTTTAaaattaagtgggacgggacggGTCGGGAcatcccgtcccgttggacagccttagtTTAAatacattttaatatttttttttggtctgttccaaaaagaatgacccatttctaaatttgaaaataattttgtttAAACTAACAATTCTACCTTTACttagaagcttttataaccacacaaatactcttgGCCCCTTTTtaaattgtttaggaccacaaattctaaaagtcttcattttttcttaaactccgtgcccagtcaaataggttcatCTAAACATGTATAAAATATTGCAAACAATTCGCTGCTTTAATAGCCTTGAGAAAATGTCATAAGCCCTTTCTCCTCTTGAAGAGTGCTCTATCACCATTGGATGGAGAAAAGAATGAAAGTGTGGGGGGCAAGGTAAGAGGTTTTCTTGGATCGTAAGAGTAGAAGTGAGAGTGGGGATAAATGCGATGTTTGAGAGTATGGTAAATTAAGGAGAAAATGACAAAAACGGTACCTTATGTTTGAGATTGGTTCAAAGTACTCCCTTAAATATATAAGGGAGTAATTTTGGTCTTTTAAGTGTGTAAAAAATAAGTACTTTTGATACCTGTCACATATTTAATAAACTCTAAACTCTGATTATTAAGTTTaacaaaaaatgtaaaaataaaaaagatttaaTAGGAACTTACATTTGAAGGTGCAATTTTtacactttcttttatttttggtctaattttggaATTTGATTCAACTTTTTGAGGTGCAATTTCTGGTATTTTTGGCAAAACGAAAAAGTAGCTATAAATTTTGATAAAGATTAATTGTGACATGAGATATATGCTGACGACCTAGGAATCTTGTGAGAATACCAAGTTAATAGTACTCAGATCGTTTTAAAAAGGAATGAACGTTTTCCTTATTGGTCAGTTTTAGAAAAGAATGAATCGTTTCTAAATTtagaataatttaattttaaaattttattttttcttttaattagatAAATTATAGTCACATAAATATGTATGAATTGTTTTAGACCATAAACCGATGAACATAATTCAGTAACAAATTAGGTATAAACAAGTGAATGAAAAAATTAAACCAAGTTGAAATTAGACAATAGTATTCTAAAGAAAACAGCCATCTCTTTTGAACAATCCCCCATCAAAAATTTACATAAACAATTCATTCAAATCTCCGTTCCacgtgaacctattttctttttatccgtttaaaaaagaatgatcCATTTTTAATTTTGGAAATATTTTAACTTAatcttacaattctacccttaatgagaaacttttataaccacagaaATACTCaggcccctttttgacttgtttaggaccacaaatttcaaaagtcttcatttttttttaaattctgtGCCCaatcaaacatgttcacataaattaaacattttcttttctttttaattccCTTCCCTTTTTTGCTTTTTGGTTTAAAATAAATGAATAGAAATATTCCACCCAAAACGgacaaaataaatatatatataaaaaaagaaaaatattaacaAAAGTACTACAAAAATCCAACACCACTCCTATGGTTTCTCTCCAAAAACCCTTCCAACACAACTTTCTTCTTGTACTCGTCGGAGTTGACATCAACATCGCCGGCGACTCCACCATTTTTTCCGGCGACGATTGCTTCATTTTTTGGTCGAAACCGAGGGAGAAAATAAAACCATGCAGACGTACAAATAATGGCACAAACCTTGCCCCAAAACAACATTATCAATAGGGTCACCATTAGAATTGACATCCCAATAATTGAATCAAAGTAGTTATTAATTTCTTGATCATGTCGTTGATTTGACTTCTCGTCGTTGACTTCACCGGTGGTGGTCGCCGCCGGTGATTTCTTCCGTTTTGATGGCGGCAGAGATACTGAGTGGGAAATCTTGATATCATGCTTGTATTTTGGTGAATTAAAGTGGCTCAAATTATGAGTACTAGAAATAGTAACACTCCTTGAAAATTCATTTGGACACGTGGAATGTTCTTGTGCGTTGTCGAACAAATGATCCAAACTTTTGTTCTTTCTGTGGATGATGTCCTGAATTTTATTATCGTCCTTTGTCTGAAAATAATGAGGTCAAAAAATAAAATTGTTAAACATACTCAATTAAGAAATAGGAAAGAAGGGCAAGAAAAAAATATGACGAAATTGCTAGTAAACCAATCATTAATAAGAAACGTATAACATTGATCCAAGATCCAGAAAAGagaaagaaattaaaattttcccaCAGAAAATTTTCTAAACAACATGGATTTTGGAAAACAAATATGTGAATGTGATATCCACAAACTCCATAAATTGTGTAAAATCTAcaaatttcttttacttttaaatGACCTCCTTCATATGATCTACAAAGTTAATAAATGAATTAAACTTGGATCATTAAGGAaatacataataattttcaactccttTCTTCCTTCTTATACTATGGTTCTTAAAGTTATACAACAAAACCCAATGAATTTTCACAtatggggtctggggaaggtaggATATAATTAGTCTTAGAGATTGCTTCTGATAGATCCCCATctaaagaaaatatatataaaagaagtagtgacaacaagtagtaacaacaacaaaatatTAAGAAAACAGAAGCCAAGATAGCAATTAAACGATAGGTAGTAATAGCAATCTAAATATACAATGATATCATATTAACACTAGTGCTATCGAATTGAGGAAGACAAAGGGAAATGCTCGACCACCTACTAAtcttctaccctaattctcggCCTTCATACCCTCCTATTAAGTGTCATCATGTCATCAATAAGCTCCAATTGCGCCATATCCTGCCTAATTACTTCTTCCCAAGACTTTTTGGCCTATCTCTATCCCTCCTCATACCCATTAGGGCAAATCCCTCGCACCTCCTAACTGGACATGATCTATGCTTCTTCTCTTAATATTCCCGAACTATCTGAGTCTCGCTTCTCATATCTTCTCCTCCACGGGAAATAAGATGTAACCAATTACTCTCACAAAGTTAATTTGTGATAAGATGGGTTCTTAAAGTTATGTCTAGTTAAATAACAGAAAATACAGTTTCTAGACAATCTCACAAAGCATGTATAACCAATTATTATCATCCGTGTTTTTTTCTCTTAATATGCCCGAACCATCTTCTcttaacatgtccgaaccatctcagcTTCGTTTCTTATATCTTATCCTCCACTAAAAATAAGATGTAACCAATAACTTTGTCATAAGATGGGTTCTTAAAGTTATATCTAGTTAAATAACAGAAAATACAGTTTCTAGACAATCTCACAAAGCATGTGTAACCAATTACTATCAAATTAAATCACGTCTCAATCTAAAAGTAGTTGAAGACACTtatacaaaatataatatattctaCCTTTTTCATTCAAATGTTAAAATTGAttctaattttttaaaataatagtggTGTTCATACCAACTTTCAAATTTTACTCTTTATTGCCTctaaacttttttttttaaactaaggAACTCGCGGTCACTAATTTGTTTTTAAACCTAGTGTGCAATAGCTCGTAAACTACACTGAAAAGGTAAACTGAACTAGACAAACTGATAGAGCTTGACCGAAAACTCGCCGCTAATTAATACTATTAACATACCTTATAATTAACCTTCTCAGGGACATTTGTTTGACCCTTAACCGGCGGCACCTGAGTCATGTCAGCGGTCGTCGCCGGAGTTTTAGCAGAATCCTTCTTCTCCGACTTCACGACATGAATTTCTCTACTCCGGCTGAACTTCTCCGATATGTCCACCGGAATAGATTTTACCGCCGTCGAATGCTTCCctacaaatttaaaaataaacaacaAAGACTTCCTTTTTTTCTTGCCGCCGGCTGACTTAACATAATCAGAAGATAACTTTTTTTTATTAATGGAAAATCCAAAACAACCCAGAAAACAAGCTTTTCTGAGTTTTCTCTCTTTGGAGCTAACTTCCATTGGAGCCATGGTAAAACAAGAAAAGAGCTTTTGACATGAAGAAAAAGAGTGGAGTTTTCTTGGGGCTGTAGCTAGCCTGTGTATTTGAAGTCTTTGCCAAATTTTCTTAAATGAAACAAGCTTTAATTTATACGTCTAGATGGTCTAAGGTAGGTAGAGCTAATGTATTTATGAATAAAAACACTTCGGAAATTTCATGTAAATTTCTAACTTCTTACTCTCCATTGTTTCAATTTAAATAACACATTTAGCTTATTGGGAGTCAATTTGATTAAATTTTGAAACTAAATTAAATTAGTTaaacataatattttaaaattaaaatttaaatattcaaaaactatataaaaaatattataagcTGTAATTTTTTCTCATGTCAATataataacaaaatatattttaaaatatttgtcaaactttttttttttttgcaagaaTTTGTCTAAATAATAGAAAAACTTTGTACTATAAGGAAATACAAATGAATATAATATGGTAAGTTTAATTTTTTTGGGCCTAAACTGGGGTTTGGTTGGTTTTTGTTTTTGGGTGgtggggtggggggaggggggaagggGGGGGGGAGAGGAGAGGTGGACTTGGACTTCGTGGGAGAGATTACTTTTCTACGAGCACGTTTACATTCATTCTTCTTTTTTCTGGCTTAGCAGTTCTATACTCCTAATTAAATATTAGTAGTACGTATTATAGTTGTATAAACAACCTGACCgtgtaatttttttaatattatttgtaaaAATTAACTAGTTATAATAGGTTTTTATCCTATTTTCAGATTATTATTTCAGTTTCTATTCAGAAAGATATACTATATTGTTTGAAATCACCTTAAATATGATAGCGTTAGAAAATTTTATTCGTGAAAATAGACTCTACAAAAGTGGAGTGTCATCTCCTCTTCTCTTTCTCACTTTGTCTGTCTCTTTTTGGTTGTTGATTGTAACTGATTTTATTCTAACTTAGGTCTTAGCCATAAAAATATAAATAGTCGTGTTACGTCAAGCAAATTATAATCAGTTTCACGATACCTATATAATAATGAATTTGGCTTTTACGTCATAGTTTTGCTAATTGCTTGTTGCTTCTAAAAGAGATTAATGTTGTTTTGTGTTCCTTTCCAATCTCTTTCTCCTTGGGTTAATCGCATAGTAAATTTCGGGGCGAAGTGTACCAATATTTATTTTTAAGCttactatataaaatatatttataatttataatgtatttaaagattaacTAATTCGTCCAAATTTCAGGACTAAGTATCATGAATTTTGTATCCtgaatttttgagctgctaattaCAAATTTAGGATATAAGATTCAAATTTTTGGACACAATTTTCGAActttaggacacgatgtcctgAAGTTTGAACATTGAGGTTTAAATTTCAGGACGTCGAAGTTTGGTCGAATTGACTAATCTTTAAATGCATTATAAATtgtggatatattttaaataacatgCTCAAAAGTGGCTAACTGATGTCATTTCCACCAAAATTTTATTAATGGTTATTCAAGTTATGCTTTGTAAcataaaagtcatttttctttcttttgtaatCTACAATTCATCTTAATATAGCTTAGTTAACATAAATACAAAAGTGACCAGAAAATACAAATTTTAGCCGGAAAACTGTCCTAATCCTCTAATACTGGCTTTATTTTTCCCTTCAAGTCTTTGTTTAGTTTTTATGTATTGTCTTATTCACCAAGTTAGTTTAATCAAcgattttaaagttaaattaattTTACCACTAACAAAAAATTCTAGAAAGCGTTAGCGGTCATGTTATGCAGTTGAAATTGCAGTCAATTTTTATACTTGTCTCTATTTTGTCTTCGATGCTTGTACAACTATTGGTCCTGATAATTATTTCACAAGTAATTGATTGGACAAAATATAATCCAAAGTTTGAAAATAACATTTCCATGTAAAAGATGTCCACTAAGTAATATAGTGGGGGGAGAAAAAATAAAAGCTTTTCGAAGCATCATTTCATATTTGAAATAAACTAAATTATAGTGCCTTTGTCAAATTGAGGAAAAAGAATGAGCCGATTTGAAAATTCTGCCTAAATCATGGCTGAATGCAAGTTATTTGATAATTCCACCCAATTAATTTGAACAACTAATTAGAAGAAAATTCTAAGACATAAAAAAACTTAATTGGAAAaaaagggatctttacacaaatagccggccatATTAATTGTTTACTTCTTGtagccatatacatagattatacacatgtaatacataaattatgcatatattgtACACtcaccggctatttttagtttaagtggtagggtgagcggctatttgggttaattcttcaaaaaAAGGAAACTAGAGGGCCTACAAGTAAATATTCTTATATTCAAACACTTCATTTTCCGTTAATTTCATTTAAGGGCCCTAAATATAATGCAAAATTTGTTTTTTTTCCCACTGGCGGGTCCAAACCAAAACTCAAAACTTCTCAATTCCATATTTGTGTACTAAACTCGAATACTCAATCATGTCTAGGTAAAGATGACTCTAAAAGTCAAAATTTGGCTAAAACcctaatatttttttaaagaataCAAAACAAAGAAGGTACATGTTTTGCATagcaattttatattttgcttcatatgGTTTAATCGTTCTTTAATTAAAGGTTTGTGTGTTTGGTTACCAATATACGGCGTTCCACGAGGAATCTAATGACTATTTTCCTTTGGATAACCTTGATGTCTACGTCAGCTTGTGCGTATTTCGATTAATTTTACGAGATATTTGTTGCCTTCTAAAAGTACAAGTATCAAGTAATTTTGTTTCCTAACGCTTGGACAAATGAGAAAAATCACTAATGTTTTTACCTCCGCTGAACCTGCGGCCTCGTGATTCttaacccacttcattgaccactaggtcaTACCTTTGGTACGAGGAATCTAATTACTATTGAGCCCCTCTTTactttctctttttccttttacTAGATGATCACTTATTTATTACattataaataatatatttaagttatatacactaaTAACGTATAATTATTTACGATTAACCTGGCTGTTTGGATTTTAGATTACTGGCTTTAATCTAGTGTATAATTACTTACAAAATGATCCTTaaatttataatattaatttcgcCTTCACATTAATATATTGTTGTACAATTACTAGGCTTAAATTGAGGTGTTAGCAAGAAAAATTTCAAGTGATCAAATTGTGTACAATACAAAAGAAGTGCGATTCATTAGGAAAATATCGTTTTGGATTTTATATCCACTTTTCAAATTTGATGAATAATATTGAGAACCAAACAAAGGGTTGGGGTAAAGTGGTAAGTACTCTTTCATCCTTAACGAGAGATCTCGGGTTCGTGTCCTTGGGCATGAAGTCGTCTTTGTTAGAGAGCGCTTTATCCCCAATGTGGGACTTCCCGACGCGAATCTGGATTTAGTCGGGCCCCAATATGGGTACCGGACACCGagtgggaaaaaaaaaaaaaaaaaaaacaatccaAACATTTACAAGTATGTAAGTACTGAGACTTCTTCTTCTGTTTTTAACTCTTTATTTGCATCTTTCTTTTACTGAACAAATCTGTATCactataaaatataaagtaaagaGCATTTGTTACGTTAGCCAGTGGAGTAATATCATAATACCAAACGTGGTTGCAGCAATATATTTCAATTCGACGTGAATCGCATGCCTTCATTGAATATCCACTTCTGGATAATGTTGACTTGGAACTTGAAAGATCTATTAAATTGAATATTAAGATATACATAAATATACACAGccagaatttaaaatttatgagctcaaaattttaatatttttaagttattaaattttaaattaatattttatacatatttaataaattttactgAGTTTGACCGAATCCAAAACCTACACACTAGCTCctcccctatatatatatatatatatattgagaaaaGAATGAAGATATGTATGTCTCAAACGATAGTCGTTTTCTGAGAATATATGGAAGTAATGCGTAACCTCAAAGCTGACAGCTTTGACGGCCATAGTTCGTGTCTGCATACAATACCTTCGGGTCCAACTTTGTGACTTTGTCAAACtatcttcaaaatctcaaaaaaacaaaaaacaaaatgcCACTC
This region of Nicotiana tomentosiformis chromosome 4, ASM39032v3, whole genome shotgun sequence genomic DNA includes:
- the LOC104119109 gene encoding uncharacterized protein, translated to MAPMEVSSKERKLRKACFLGCFGFSINKKKLSSDYVKSAGGKKKRKSLLFIFKFVGKHSTAVKSIPVDISEKFSRSREIHVVKSEKKDSAKTPATTADMTQVPPVKGQTNVPEKVNYKTKDDNKIQDIIHRKNKSLDHLFDNAQEHSTCPNEFSRSVTISSTHNLSHFNSPKYKHDIKISHSVSLPPSKRKKSPAATTTGEVNDEKSNQRHDQEINNYFDSIIGMSILMVTLLIMLFWGKVCAIICTSAWFYFLPRFRPKNEAIVAGKNGGVAGDVDVNSDEYKKKVVLEGFLERNHRSGVGFL